A window of the Microbulbifer aggregans genome harbors these coding sequences:
- the pnuC gene encoding nicotinamide riboside transporter PnuC translates to MVDQDIGSILAASFMAMSLWEITAVILALAYLLLAMREKISCWYAAFASTAIYTFLFWDVSLLMESALQIFYLIMAVYGWWQWRHHRDKRRDLHIHCWPLRTHLVVISVVAALTLLFGYVLETSTSAALPYLDSFTTWGAVITTFMVTRKVLENWIYWFVIDGVSIYLYMDRGLYLTALLFLAYVVLVVIGFFQWLAIYQREQQNPSKQAATA, encoded by the coding sequence ATGGTTGATCAGGATATTGGCAGTATCCTCGCTGCCTCTTTTATGGCGATGTCTTTGTGGGAAATTACCGCTGTGATCCTCGCTCTGGCCTACCTGCTGTTGGCCATGCGGGAGAAGATCAGCTGCTGGTATGCGGCGTTTGCCAGCACCGCGATTTACACCTTCCTTTTTTGGGATGTCAGTCTGTTGATGGAGTCTGCGCTGCAGATTTTTTATCTCATAATGGCCGTCTATGGCTGGTGGCAGTGGCGACATCACCGGGATAAGCGCAGAGACCTGCATATCCACTGTTGGCCACTGCGCACTCATCTTGTGGTTATCAGCGTCGTGGCTGCTTTAACGCTGCTCTTTGGATATGTGCTGGAAACCAGCACCAGCGCCGCCCTGCCCTATTTGGACTCATTCACCACCTGGGGTGCTGTCATCACCACGTTTATGGTGACCCGCAAGGTGCTGGAGAACTGGATCTACTGGTTTGTGATCGATGGTGTCTCGATCTATCTATACATGGATCGGGGACTTTATCTCACGGCGCTGCTGTTCCTGGCCTATGTGGTGCTAGTCGTCATTGGATTCTTTCAATGGCTGGCGATCTATCAGCGCGAACAACAGAATCCATCCAAGCAAGCTGCAACTGCTTGA
- a CDS encoding YkoF family thiamine/hydroxymethylpyrimidine-binding protein — protein sequence MKLSVEISMYPLKDEYIPSIQAFIDRLNRHQDLQVITNTMSTQVFGDYELVMEVLKREMRTSYEKYGRAIFVCKFIEGNLAPEVGDG from the coding sequence ATGAAGCTCTCTGTTGAAATCAGTATGTATCCGCTAAAAGACGAGTACATTCCCAGCATCCAGGCCTTTATCGACCGCCTGAACCGCCACCAGGATTTGCAGGTAATTACCAATACCATGAGCACCCAGGTATTCGGTGACTACGAACTGGTGATGGAGGTGCTAAAGCGGGAAATGCGTACTTCCTATGAAAAATATGGTCGCGCGATTTTTGTGTGCAAATTTATTGAAGGCAATCTAGCCCCGGAAGTCGGTGATGGTTGA
- a CDS encoding TonB-dependent receptor, which yields MNIPYPFKPLASSILIAAGCLSAVHASAETESTENGLEEVIVTGQLRDTRQLDLPTSVSVVDGATIAARGATNLEQLLNLAPNVNFSAGASRGRFVQIRGIGERSQFIDPVNPSVGLIIDGIDFTGLGLAASTLDMAQVEILRGPQGTVYGANALAGLINMTSRAPTTEPMAKVSAEVAEYDGRTLSAVGSGALTDRLSYRLAARSQQSDGYIDNIHLNREDTNGIDESVMRGKLRYQASDDLQLDFTALHIDVDNGYDAFSLTNTRTTLSDQPGWDRQETLAGSVLAKWSGHSLFTLESTLSMADSDTEYGYDEDWTYVGFHPWEYSSTDNYLRDKANVSADLRLLSTEASKLFNGRSSWVAGVYVRNESEDLERNENFASQYDTENAALYGQLRTVLTDSLALITGLRLEQRNADYADSLSVASGNDESLWGGDITLEYAYWENTLIYGTVSRGYKAGGVNGRIISASATNPDISSEVFEFDTEHLLNYELGIKGAWLENRLQGQLAAFYQDRSDVQAKQSIFDPSDFSFDDFLANAAGGKTTGLEVELNYLASDTLRLFASAGWLNAEFEGFESTSHVDARDDANGIALAPVDLDGRDVAHAPNYQFFTGAEYSFTPSLILRMEVEGKGTFYFSNSHDEKSTAYELLNARLTYRVSNWEASLWGRNLTDEDYYTRGFYFSNQFGNNPANFYAPEPYYQFGEPRVAGISGSYTF from the coding sequence ATGAATATCCCTTACCCCTTTAAGCCACTTGCCAGCTCCATCCTGATAGCGGCGGGATGCCTGTCAGCTGTGCATGCATCGGCTGAAACCGAATCCACCGAAAACGGCCTGGAAGAGGTCATTGTCACCGGTCAACTCCGGGATACGCGACAATTGGACCTGCCAACCAGTGTCAGTGTCGTGGATGGCGCTACCATCGCTGCGCGCGGTGCCACCAATCTGGAGCAGTTGCTGAACCTGGCCCCCAACGTCAACTTTTCTGCCGGCGCCTCCCGCGGCCGCTTTGTGCAGATTCGCGGTATTGGTGAACGCAGCCAGTTTATCGATCCGGTCAATCCCTCTGTCGGCCTGATCATCGACGGTATCGACTTTACCGGTCTCGGGCTGGCCGCCAGCACCCTCGATATGGCGCAGGTGGAAATCCTGCGCGGGCCGCAGGGTACCGTCTATGGGGCCAATGCTCTGGCTGGCCTGATCAACATGACGAGTCGGGCTCCCACGACCGAGCCGATGGCAAAAGTTTCCGCGGAAGTTGCGGAATACGATGGTCGCACCCTGTCGGCCGTGGGCAGTGGTGCCCTGACCGATCGACTGAGCTACCGCCTCGCCGCACGCAGTCAGCAGTCCGATGGTTACATCGACAACATCCACCTGAATCGCGAGGATACCAACGGTATCGATGAGTCGGTGATGCGCGGTAAGCTGCGTTACCAGGCCAGCGACGATCTGCAGCTGGATTTCACCGCACTGCATATCGATGTCGATAATGGTTACGACGCCTTTTCGCTGACAAATACCCGCACTACGCTCTCCGACCAACCGGGCTGGGATCGTCAGGAGACGCTGGCGGGTTCGGTTCTCGCCAAGTGGTCCGGCCACTCCCTGTTTACACTCGAATCCACCCTCAGCATGGCCGACTCCGATACCGAGTATGGCTACGATGAAGACTGGACTTATGTGGGTTTCCACCCCTGGGAGTACAGTTCCACTGACAATTACCTGCGCGACAAAGCCAATGTGAGCGCCGACCTGCGATTGCTCTCGACGGAAGCCTCGAAGCTGTTTAACGGGCGTAGCAGCTGGGTGGCCGGAGTTTATGTCCGCAATGAGAGTGAGGATCTTGAGCGCAACGAAAACTTTGCCAGCCAGTACGATACCGAAAATGCCGCCCTCTACGGACAGCTGAGAACCGTCCTCACCGATTCGCTGGCCCTGATTACCGGACTGCGTCTGGAACAGCGCAATGCCGATTACGCGGATTCTCTCTCGGTCGCTTCTGGAAATGATGAGAGCCTCTGGGGCGGCGATATAACCCTCGAATACGCCTATTGGGAAAACACGCTGATTTACGGCACGGTGTCCCGTGGTTACAAGGCCGGTGGCGTCAACGGTCGCATCATCTCTGCTTCCGCCACCAACCCCGATATCAGCAGTGAGGTGTTCGAGTTCGATACCGAGCACCTGCTCAATTACGAACTGGGTATCAAAGGCGCGTGGCTGGAAAACCGCCTGCAGGGCCAGCTGGCCGCGTTTTATCAGGACCGCAGCGATGTGCAGGCCAAGCAGTCCATATTCGATCCCAGTGACTTCTCCTTCGATGACTTCCTCGCCAATGCTGCCGGAGGTAAAACCACGGGCCTGGAAGTCGAGCTGAATTATCTCGCCAGTGACACCCTGCGCCTGTTCGCCTCGGCGGGTTGGTTGAATGCGGAATTCGAGGGCTTTGAAAGCACCTCTCATGTGGATGCAAGGGACGATGCCAATGGTATCGCCCTGGCACCGGTGGACCTGGATGGCCGTGACGTGGCCCATGCGCCGAACTATCAGTTCTTTACCGGCGCCGAATATTCATTCACGCCCAGTCTGATCCTGAGAATGGAGGTGGAAGGCAAAGGCACCTTTTATTTCTCCAACAGCCACGATGAAAAATCCACGGCCTACGAACTGCTGAATGCCCGACTGACATACCGTGTCAGTAACTGGGAAGCTTCCCTTTGGGGGAGGAACCTGACGGACGAGGATTACTACACGCGGGGTTTCTACTTCAGTAACCAGTTTGGTAACAACCCCGCTAATTTCTATGCGCCGGAGCCCTACTATCAGTTTGGCGAACCGCGCGTGGCAGGAATTTCTGGTTCATACACCTTCTAA
- a CDS encoding alkaline phosphatase has translation MQFNKFIPTSLAAALLVSACSEDRSNPPPVTLPEPQPTALSLPAQQLESPWFSDGRATVEAAREQVINNTPGAAKNIILFVGDGMGISTVTAARILAGQQQGMSGEEYQLSFEKMPFAGLIKTYNTNQQTPDSAGTATAMMAGVKTKAGVLNVAEDVPRGDCAASQQRPLVTALELAESLGKSTGVVSTARLTHATPAATYAKVPERGWESDDGLSNDAKAGGCVDIAAQMVALAAGDGIDVAMGGGRRHFLPESVTDLEGKTGRRQDGRNLVQEWQQRYGDGVTNAVYVEDQAGFDGIDVAATDKLLGLFESSHMRYEADRGNDIAGEPSLSQMTGKAVELLEKDEDGYFLMVESGRIDHGHHAGSAYNALNDAVEFAEAIQVAMDATSAEDTLIIVTADHSHVLTIAGYPTRGNPILGKVVGNDSHGEPESAPATAEDGLPFTTLSYANGRGFADLGSETDADVRYGLPVDAGRQDLTAVDTTAPGFHQEALVPLESETHAGEDVGIWARGPGAHLLSGTNEQSYIFHVMARSGGLLAD, from the coding sequence ATGCAATTTAATAAGTTTATCCCCACTAGCCTGGCCGCGGCCCTGCTGGTCTCTGCCTGTAGCGAAGACAGAAGCAATCCGCCTCCGGTGACTCTGCCGGAGCCACAGCCGACGGCACTGTCGCTGCCTGCGCAGCAGCTGGAGAGCCCCTGGTTCAGCGACGGCCGGGCAACGGTCGAGGCCGCCCGCGAGCAGGTCATCAACAACACTCCCGGTGCGGCAAAAAATATCATTCTGTTCGTGGGTGACGGCATGGGGATATCCACCGTGACCGCCGCACGCATCCTGGCCGGTCAGCAGCAGGGAATGAGCGGTGAGGAGTACCAGCTCAGCTTCGAAAAAATGCCTTTCGCCGGCCTGATCAAGACATACAACACCAACCAGCAGACACCGGATTCCGCCGGCACCGCTACCGCCATGATGGCCGGAGTAAAAACCAAGGCCGGAGTGCTGAACGTGGCCGAGGATGTTCCCCGGGGCGACTGTGCAGCGAGCCAGCAGCGTCCGCTGGTCACGGCGCTGGAGCTGGCCGAGTCCCTGGGCAAGAGCACCGGTGTGGTCAGCACCGCGCGACTCACCCATGCAACGCCGGCGGCGACCTATGCCAAGGTGCCGGAACGGGGCTGGGAATCCGATGACGGTCTCTCTAATGACGCCAAGGCCGGTGGCTGTGTCGATATTGCCGCACAGATGGTTGCGCTCGCAGCCGGTGATGGTATCGATGTGGCAATGGGTGGCGGCCGCCGCCACTTCCTGCCTGAATCGGTCACTGACCTGGAAGGCAAGACGGGTCGCCGCCAGGATGGCCGCAACCTGGTGCAAGAATGGCAGCAGCGCTATGGCGATGGCGTGACCAACGCCGTCTATGTCGAAGATCAGGCCGGCTTCGACGGTATCGATGTGGCCGCCACTGACAAACTGCTGGGGCTGTTTGAATCCTCACACATGCGCTACGAGGCCGATCGTGGCAACGATATTGCCGGAGAGCCCTCACTGTCGCAGATGACCGGTAAGGCGGTGGAGTTACTGGAAAAGGATGAGGACGGCTATTTCCTGATGGTGGAGTCCGGTCGTATCGATCACGGTCACCATGCCGGTAGCGCCTATAACGCCCTGAACGATGCGGTGGAGTTTGCCGAGGCGATTCAGGTGGCCATGGACGCGACCAGCGCCGAGGACACCCTGATCATTGTCACCGCGGACCACAGCCACGTGCTGACCATCGCCGGCTATCCCACCCGCGGCAATCCGATCCTTGGCAAGGTGGTGGGCAATGACAGCCACGGCGAACCGGAGTCAGCGCCAGCCACCGCTGAAGACGGCCTGCCCTTCACCACCCTGAGCTACGCCAACGGTCGCGGCTTTGCCGATCTCGGCAGTGAGACGGATGCCGACGTCCGCTACGGGCTGCCGGTCGATGCAGGGCGGCAGGACCTGACGGCCGTGGACACCACCGCCCCCGGGTTCCACCAGGAAGCGCTGGTACCGCTGGAGTCCGAGACCCACGCCGGTGAGGATGTGGGAATCTGGGCGCGCGGTCCGGGCGCACACCTGCTGAGCGGCACCAACGAGCAGAGTTATATCTTCCATGTCATGGCCCGTTCAGGAGGGCTGCTGGCGGACTGA
- a CDS encoding alkaline phosphatase, giving the protein MIKNTFAALSALALTPISLSIAAAELPEYQRTSAWFEDGVAQTQARAESGRAMSSAKNVILFVGDGMGISTLTAARILEGQLRGEPGEENYLSFERFPYSALIKTYNTNQQTPDSAGTMTAMMTGVKTDAGIINIDSDAVRGDCASVAGNELNTFLELMEDRGRATGIVSTARITHATPAATYARVPERNWESDDALPAGAAENGCRDIAAQLVEMELGDGVDVILGGGRRHFLPAESGGRRADGRNLPAEWQQRYEGEQQAAYIESGTELAAVDLNATDKLLGLFTSSHMSYDADRRATGADEPSIADMTGAAIELLQKNEDGYFLMVESGRIDHSHHAGNAYNALHDAIAFAAAVERAVESVDLEETLVLVTADHSHVFTIAGYPTRGNPILGKVVTNDGSGTALATEDLAEDDRPYTTLSYGNGLGFADLGGETDADARYALPADTGRKDLTSVDTAAPGFHQEALIPLGSESHAGEDISLHATGAGAPLVQGTLEQNAIFHLMVGATGLSVDGE; this is encoded by the coding sequence GATCGCCGCCGCCGAGCTACCCGAATATCAGCGTACCAGTGCCTGGTTCGAGGATGGGGTAGCGCAAACCCAGGCACGCGCTGAAAGTGGGCGCGCCATGTCGTCGGCCAAGAATGTGATTCTCTTTGTTGGCGATGGCATGGGCATTTCCACTCTGACTGCCGCTCGCATTCTCGAGGGACAATTGCGTGGCGAGCCGGGAGAGGAAAATTATCTTTCTTTTGAGCGGTTCCCTTACTCTGCGCTGATTAAAACCTACAACACCAATCAGCAGACACCCGACTCAGCCGGCACCATGACGGCGATGATGACCGGAGTAAAAACCGACGCTGGCATTATTAATATCGACAGCGATGCGGTGCGCGGTGACTGCGCCTCAGTGGCTGGCAATGAGCTCAATACCTTTCTCGAACTGATGGAAGATCGAGGGCGGGCAACGGGTATTGTCAGTACTGCCCGCATTACGCACGCCACTCCGGCGGCTACCTATGCCCGGGTACCGGAGCGCAACTGGGAATCGGACGATGCCCTGCCTGCGGGTGCCGCTGAAAATGGCTGTCGCGATATCGCCGCACAACTGGTGGAGATGGAACTCGGTGATGGAGTCGACGTGATACTGGGCGGCGGACGCCGACACTTCCTGCCGGCAGAATCCGGTGGTCGCCGCGCTGATGGTCGCAACCTGCCGGCCGAGTGGCAGCAGCGCTATGAAGGAGAACAGCAGGCTGCGTACATCGAGAGTGGTACGGAACTGGCCGCAGTGGATCTCAATGCAACAGACAAGCTGCTCGGCCTGTTTACCAGTTCGCACATGAGCTACGATGCGGATCGGCGCGCCACCGGTGCGGATGAGCCTTCCATTGCGGACATGACCGGTGCAGCCATCGAGCTGCTGCAGAAAAACGAAGACGGTTACTTCCTGATGGTGGAGTCGGGTCGCATCGACCACAGCCACCATGCCGGTAATGCCTACAACGCCCTGCACGATGCGATTGCGTTCGCCGCAGCGGTGGAGCGTGCGGTCGAGTCGGTGGATCTGGAAGAGACGCTGGTGCTGGTCACGGCAGATCACAGCCATGTATTCACCATCGCCGGCTACCCCACTCGCGGTAACCCCATTCTGGGCAAGGTCGTCACCAATGACGGCAGCGGTACAGCGCTGGCTACCGAGGACTTGGCAGAGGACGACCGCCCCTATACCACCCTGAGCTACGGCAATGGTCTGGGCTTTGCCGATCTGGGTGGGGAGACCGATGCGGATGCCCGTTACGCCCTGCCGGCAGACACCGGACGCAAGGACCTGACCAGTGTGGACACCGCTGCCCCGGGCTTCCATCAGGAAGCGCTGATCCCGTTGGGATCGGAAAGCCACGCCGGAGAGGATATCAGCCTGCACGCCACAGGTGCCGGTGCCCCGCTGGTACAGGGCACCCTGGAACAGAATGCCATTTTCCACCTGATGGTCGGCGCCACCGGCCTGTCGGTCGATGGGGAATAA